In the Parasteatoda tepidariorum isolate YZ-2023 chromosome 3, CAS_Ptep_4.0, whole genome shotgun sequence genome, one interval contains:
- the LOC107444075 gene encoding putative sodium-dependent multivitamin transporter isoform X1, with the protein MNLVTRDQNKKEMSVLLGITDYVVISLMLATSASVGIFFRFTGGRQKTTAEFLMAGKNMSVLPVAFSLMATYLSAIGVLGVPSETYLYGTQLSMWMVGVVIGGIIACYGFLPVFYNMDVTTAYEYLEKRFGKTTRTVTSFLFTLQMILYMAVVLYAPSLALNAVTGISTWTSVVSLAVVCTFYCSLGGLKAVLWTDVFQAFLMFFSVIAVVVKGVIDSGGISEAYNIAEEGGRIIFFDTTIDLTARYTLWNSIMSGVFFSLNTFGTNQAQIQRMLSVGDLKKAKKALLYSLPLIVIFNVFSFLDGVVIYSNYHDCDPMLDENTKLKSPDQLMPYAIIKMFSHIPGLSGLCIAGIFSAALSTVSSAVNSLTAVTMEDFIRPYCFCKQLTENWATLLAKIIAVCFGGLCLLLTFIVANFRGVLEACNIVFGMVGGPVLGIYLLGMFSKRANEKGTLIGLLVGFTVNAWLGFGSYAIKAKVPRLSQSVTGCPVLNISITETVLNSTKNLIAGEVISTTVSTGIAYSSSLDEERYIFPVYKISYLWFPLIGTLSVFIVGYIASFVTCLLDESKDIKPEYFSPFIRKLYFNSSKKSTKITKGSKGADVEMKEMNSK; encoded by the exons ATGAATTTGGTCACACGCGA tcaaaataagaaagaaatgtcGGTTTTGCTGGGAATCACCGACTATGTAGTGATTAGTCTGATGCTGGCCACATCTGCGTCCGTAGGAATCTTCTTTCGTTTCACCGGTGGACGACAAAAGACTACTGCCGAATTTCTGATGGCGGGAAAAAACATGTCTGTTTTACCTGTTGCATTTAGTCTGATGGCCACTTACTTGTCTGCCATCGGTGTTTTAGGCGTACCATCCGAAACATATTTATACGGTACGCAACTATCAATGTGGATGGTTGGTGTCGTCATTGGCGGAATTATTGCTTGCTACGGATTTTTACCAGTATTCTATAATATGGATGTCACTACGGCATATgag tatttagaAAAGAGGTTTGGTAAAACTACAAGGACCGTCACTTCTTTTTTGTTCACACTTCAGATG atattgtaCATGGCTGTTGTTTTATATGCCCCATCTTTAGCGTTAAATGCCGTTACTGGCATTTCAACTTGGACATCCGTGGTATCTCTAGCTGTAGTTTGCACATTCTATTGCTCTTTA ggTGGTTTGAAGGCTGTTTTATGGACAGATGTCTTCCAGgcatttcttatgtttttttcagttattgctGTGGTTGTGAAGGGAGTTATAGACTCTGGTGGTATTAGTGAAGCATATAATATTGCAGAAGAAGGTGGACGGATTATTTTCTTTga CACAACTATTGACCTAACGGCAAGATATACCCTATGGAATTCTATTATGAGTGgggtatttttcagtttaaatactTTTGGAACTAATCAAGCACAGATACAAAGAATGCTCAGTGTTGGGGATTTGAAAAAAGCAAAGAA agcCTTACTCTACAGTTTGCCtcttatagtaatttttaatgtgttttcatTTTTGGATGGAGTTGTTATCTATTCCAATTATCACGATTGTGATCCAATGCTAGATGAGAATACGAAGTTGAAATCCCCAGATCAG CTGATGCCATATGCAATAATCAAAATGTTCTCACACATTCCTGGCCTGTCCGGGCTCTGCATTGCTGGAATATTCAGTGCTGCTCTCAGTACAGTTTCATCAGCAGTAAACTCTTTGACGGCTGTGACAATGGAAGATTTCATTCGACCTTATTGCTTCTGCAAGCAGTTGACTGAGAATTGGGCTACattattagcaaaaattattg CTGTATGTTTCGGTGGATTGTGCCTGTTATTGACTTTCATTGTCGCTAATTTCCGTGGAGTGTTAGAGGCTTGCAATATTGTTTTTGGAATGGTTGGAGGACCTGTTCTCGGAATTTACTTGTTAGGCATGTTCAGCAAACGAGCCAACGAAAAG GGAACATTGATTGGATTACTTGTAGGGTTTACAGTGAATGCATGGCTTGGATTTGGTTCTTACGCAATTAAAGCAAAAGTACCAAGATTAAGTCAAAGCGTAACTGGGTGTCCTGTACTGAATATAAGTATTACCGAAACAGTACTAAATAGTACGAAAAATTTGATTGCCGGTGAGGTGATTTCCACAACAGTCAGCACTGGCATTGCATATTCAAGTTCATTGGACGAAGAAag GTATATATTTCCTGTGTATAAGATCTCCTATTTGTGGTTTCCTCTGATTGGCACTCTATCAGTTTTTATAGTTGGCTACATTGCAAGTTTTGTTACAT gTCTTCTTGATGAGTCTAAAGATATTAAACCTGAATATTTTAGTCCTTTTATTCGAAAGCTATATTTTAACAGTTCAAAAAAATCAACGAAAATAACAAAAGGAAGTAAAGGCGCAGat gtagaaatgaaagaaatgaattcaaaataa
- the LOC107444075 gene encoding putative sodium-dependent multivitamin transporter isoform X2, translated as MSVLLGITDYVVISLMLATSASVGIFFRFTGGRQKTTAEFLMAGKNMSVLPVAFSLMATYLSAIGVLGVPSETYLYGTQLSMWMVGVVIGGIIACYGFLPVFYNMDVTTAYEYLEKRFGKTTRTVTSFLFTLQMILYMAVVLYAPSLALNAVTGISTWTSVVSLAVVCTFYCSLGGLKAVLWTDVFQAFLMFFSVIAVVVKGVIDSGGISEAYNIAEEGGRIIFFDTTIDLTARYTLWNSIMSGVFFSLNTFGTNQAQIQRMLSVGDLKKAKKALLYSLPLIVIFNVFSFLDGVVIYSNYHDCDPMLDENTKLKSPDQLMPYAIIKMFSHIPGLSGLCIAGIFSAALSTVSSAVNSLTAVTMEDFIRPYCFCKQLTENWATLLAKIIAVCFGGLCLLLTFIVANFRGVLEACNIVFGMVGGPVLGIYLLGMFSKRANEKGTLIGLLVGFTVNAWLGFGSYAIKAKVPRLSQSVTGCPVLNISITETVLNSTKNLIAGEVISTTVSTGIAYSSSLDEERYIFPVYKISYLWFPLIGTLSVFIVGYIASFVTCLLDESKDIKPEYFSPFIRKLYFNSSKKSTKITKGSKGADVEMKEMNSK; from the exons atgtcGGTTTTGCTGGGAATCACCGACTATGTAGTGATTAGTCTGATGCTGGCCACATCTGCGTCCGTAGGAATCTTCTTTCGTTTCACCGGTGGACGACAAAAGACTACTGCCGAATTTCTGATGGCGGGAAAAAACATGTCTGTTTTACCTGTTGCATTTAGTCTGATGGCCACTTACTTGTCTGCCATCGGTGTTTTAGGCGTACCATCCGAAACATATTTATACGGTACGCAACTATCAATGTGGATGGTTGGTGTCGTCATTGGCGGAATTATTGCTTGCTACGGATTTTTACCAGTATTCTATAATATGGATGTCACTACGGCATATgag tatttagaAAAGAGGTTTGGTAAAACTACAAGGACCGTCACTTCTTTTTTGTTCACACTTCAGATG atattgtaCATGGCTGTTGTTTTATATGCCCCATCTTTAGCGTTAAATGCCGTTACTGGCATTTCAACTTGGACATCCGTGGTATCTCTAGCTGTAGTTTGCACATTCTATTGCTCTTTA ggTGGTTTGAAGGCTGTTTTATGGACAGATGTCTTCCAGgcatttcttatgtttttttcagttattgctGTGGTTGTGAAGGGAGTTATAGACTCTGGTGGTATTAGTGAAGCATATAATATTGCAGAAGAAGGTGGACGGATTATTTTCTTTga CACAACTATTGACCTAACGGCAAGATATACCCTATGGAATTCTATTATGAGTGgggtatttttcagtttaaatactTTTGGAACTAATCAAGCACAGATACAAAGAATGCTCAGTGTTGGGGATTTGAAAAAAGCAAAGAA agcCTTACTCTACAGTTTGCCtcttatagtaatttttaatgtgttttcatTTTTGGATGGAGTTGTTATCTATTCCAATTATCACGATTGTGATCCAATGCTAGATGAGAATACGAAGTTGAAATCCCCAGATCAG CTGATGCCATATGCAATAATCAAAATGTTCTCACACATTCCTGGCCTGTCCGGGCTCTGCATTGCTGGAATATTCAGTGCTGCTCTCAGTACAGTTTCATCAGCAGTAAACTCTTTGACGGCTGTGACAATGGAAGATTTCATTCGACCTTATTGCTTCTGCAAGCAGTTGACTGAGAATTGGGCTACattattagcaaaaattattg CTGTATGTTTCGGTGGATTGTGCCTGTTATTGACTTTCATTGTCGCTAATTTCCGTGGAGTGTTAGAGGCTTGCAATATTGTTTTTGGAATGGTTGGAGGACCTGTTCTCGGAATTTACTTGTTAGGCATGTTCAGCAAACGAGCCAACGAAAAG GGAACATTGATTGGATTACTTGTAGGGTTTACAGTGAATGCATGGCTTGGATTTGGTTCTTACGCAATTAAAGCAAAAGTACCAAGATTAAGTCAAAGCGTAACTGGGTGTCCTGTACTGAATATAAGTATTACCGAAACAGTACTAAATAGTACGAAAAATTTGATTGCCGGTGAGGTGATTTCCACAACAGTCAGCACTGGCATTGCATATTCAAGTTCATTGGACGAAGAAag GTATATATTTCCTGTGTATAAGATCTCCTATTTGTGGTTTCCTCTGATTGGCACTCTATCAGTTTTTATAGTTGGCTACATTGCAAGTTTTGTTACAT gTCTTCTTGATGAGTCTAAAGATATTAAACCTGAATATTTTAGTCCTTTTATTCGAAAGCTATATTTTAACAGTTCAAAAAAATCAACGAAAATAACAAAAGGAAGTAAAGGCGCAGat gtagaaatgaaagaaatgaattcaaaataa